A window of Psychroflexus sp. ALD_RP9 contains these coding sequences:
- the proC gene encoding pyrroline-5-carboxylate reductase: MKVLVIGAGNMGLTYSEGMAKSPLLNRKNLMIHDVSADTIETLRKISYFDVYEKLEDCLPKADIVFIGVKPYHADDLFKKMKPMLNNNQIMVSLMAGVTIQSMIDGLGVPKVIRTMPNLPAKVGKGVTSYTESEAVSRVELLMIRNLLDTTGESIHVKNEEFINKSTGISGSGPAYIFYFMQSMLEAAKKMGFSDNDSKVLVSNTFEGAVQLFNESDLSPETWMDRVASKGGTTRAALDSMDDNNVNQLIKDAAFAAFNKAVELGES; this comes from the coding sequence ATGAAAGTTTTAGTAATTGGTGCAGGTAATATGGGTCTTACCTATTCTGAAGGAATGGCAAAGTCTCCTTTACTTAACCGTAAAAATTTAATGATTCACGACGTATCTGCTGATACAATCGAAACTTTACGAAAAATTTCTTACTTCGATGTATACGAAAAGCTAGAAGATTGTTTACCAAAAGCTGATATTGTTTTCATAGGTGTAAAGCCTTATCATGCAGATGATTTATTCAAAAAAATGAAGCCCATGCTTAACAACAACCAAATAATGGTGTCATTAATGGCTGGTGTAACAATACAATCTATGATAGATGGTTTAGGTGTTCCAAAAGTGATCAGGACTATGCCTAACCTACCCGCAAAAGTAGGTAAAGGTGTTACATCTTACACCGAATCTGAAGCTGTATCAAGAGTTGAACTCCTTATGATTAGAAATTTACTAGATACAACTGGTGAATCTATCCATGTAAAAAATGAAGAATTCATCAATAAGTCAACTGGTATTTCAGGAAGCGGACCAGCATACATATTTTACTTTATGCAATCAATGCTAGAAGCTGCTAAAAAAATGGGCTTTTCAGATAATGATTCTAAAGTTTTAGTCTCAAATACTTTTGAAGGTGCTGTCCAGTTATTTAATGAATCTGACCTTTCGCCAGAAACTTGGATGGATCGAGTTGCTTCAAAAGGCGGAACAACTAGAGCTGCTCTAGACTCTATGGATGATAATAATGTTAATCAACTAATAAAAGATGCTGCATTTGCTGCTTTCAATAAGGCGGTTGAATTAGGCGAATCATAA
- the accD gene encoding acetyl-CoA carboxylase, carboxyltransferase subunit beta, producing MAWFKRKKKGIRTATEDKKDVPKGLWYKSPTGKIVDSEQLANNFYVSPEDGYHVRIGSKEYFEILFDDNKFKELDANISSKDPLKFEDTKTYKNRLKEVEEKTQLKDAIRIAVGKSKGKNIVICAMDFKFIGGSMGSVVGEKIARAVDYALKHKTPLVIISKSGGARMMEAALSLMQLAKTSVKLAQLAQAKLPYISLCTDPTTGGTTASFAMLGDINISEPGALIGFAGPRVVRDTTGKDLPEGFQSAEFLQEHGFLDFITHRKELKNKINLYLDLILNQKIRA from the coding sequence ATGGCTTGGTTTAAGCGAAAGAAAAAAGGAATTAGAACTGCCACTGAAGACAAAAAAGATGTCCCTAAGGGTTTATGGTATAAATCACCTACCGGCAAAATTGTAGATTCTGAACAATTAGCCAATAATTTTTATGTGAGCCCAGAAGATGGTTATCATGTAAGAATTGGAAGTAAAGAATATTTTGAAATACTTTTTGATGATAATAAATTCAAAGAGCTTGATGCAAACATTTCATCAAAAGATCCTCTTAAATTCGAGGATACTAAAACATACAAAAATCGCTTAAAAGAAGTTGAAGAAAAAACCCAACTTAAAGATGCTATAAGAATAGCTGTAGGAAAATCAAAAGGAAAAAACATTGTAATTTGTGCAATGGATTTTAAATTTATCGGTGGTTCGATGGGGTCTGTTGTTGGTGAGAAAATTGCTAGAGCTGTAGACTATGCCCTAAAACATAAAACACCTTTAGTGATTATTTCAAAATCTGGTGGTGCTAGGATGATGGAAGCTGCGCTTTCATTAATGCAATTAGCCAAAACATCAGTTAAATTAGCACAATTAGCTCAAGCAAAACTTCCTTATATCTCGCTCTGTACTGACCCAACAACTGGCGGTACAACAGCTTCATTTGCTATGTTAGGTGATATTAATATTTCAGAACCTGGTGCCTTAATCGGTTTTGCTGGTCCGCGTGTTGTACGCGATACAACAGGAAAAGATTTACCAGAAGGTTTTCAGTCGGCTGAATTTTTACAAGAACATGGCTTTTTAGATTTTATTACGCATCGTAAAGAGTTGAAAAATAAAATTAACTTGTATCTAGATCTAATTCTGAATCAGAAAATAAGAGCATAA
- a CDS encoding RNA polymerase sigma factor RpoD/SigA: MRQLKITKQVTNRETASLDKYLQEIGKVDLITAEEEVELAQRIKAGDDRALEKLTKANLRFVVSVSKQYQNQGLTLPDLINEGNLGLIKAAKRFDETRGFKFISYAVWWIRQSILSALAEQSRVVRLPLNKIGSINKINKTFAILEQRHQRPPSPEEIAKELEMTVSDVKESLKNSGRHISMDAPLKDGEDSNLYHVLDYGESPNPDQELIQESLQTEIERSLDTLTQREADVIRLFFGLGNQQPMTLEEIGQTFGLTRERVRQIKEKGVRRLRHTSRSSILKKYLG, encoded by the coding sequence ATGAGACAACTAAAAATCACCAAACAAGTTACCAATCGTGAAACAGCTTCACTTGATAAGTATTTACAAGAAATTGGTAAAGTAGACTTAATTACAGCCGAGGAAGAAGTTGAATTAGCACAACGCATTAAAGCTGGTGACGACAGAGCTTTAGAAAAATTAACTAAAGCTAACCTTCGCTTTGTGGTATCAGTTTCTAAGCAATATCAAAATCAAGGCTTAACTCTACCCGATTTAATTAACGAAGGTAATTTGGGACTAATAAAAGCTGCCAAAAGGTTTGATGAAACAAGAGGTTTTAAATTCATTTCTTACGCTGTTTGGTGGATTAGACAATCTATTTTATCTGCTTTAGCTGAACAATCTCGAGTAGTTAGATTACCGCTTAACAAAATTGGGTCAATAAACAAAATTAATAAGACCTTTGCCATTTTAGAGCAACGCCATCAAAGACCTCCAAGCCCAGAAGAAATCGCTAAAGAACTTGAAATGACAGTTAGTGATGTAAAAGAATCACTAAAAAATTCTGGAAGACACATCTCTATGGATGCACCTTTAAAAGATGGTGAAGACTCTAACTTATACCATGTTTTAGATTATGGTGAATCTCCAAATCCAGATCAAGAATTGATTCAAGAGTCTTTACAAACTGAAATTGAACGTTCTTTAGACACTTTAACGCAGCGTGAAGCCGATGTTATTCGATTATTTTTTGGTTTAGGCAATCAACAGCCTATGACACTTGAAGAAATTGGTCAAACCTTTGGTTTAACGCGTGAGCGCGTTAGACAAATTAAAGAAAAAGGCGTTAGACGTCTTCGCCATACATCTAGAAGTTCAATTTTAAAGAAATATTTAGGTTAA
- a CDS encoding tetratricopeptide repeat protein codes for MRFIKYVIVLALIWNNFSFAQQTKQYTSNLAEYQKAVEFYDQNYYKLALDKFNSLETQRSSVLASNIAYYKASASVRLGLPNSDQLMLDFVKHYPQSNKRKIAFLSVANFYFESGDYRSAKKWFTQVDQSVLNFDNKDQFYFNYAYTLFKTKNFKQAKAYFNRVRNHKTYGAQAKYYIGYMAYQDNNYEDANTLFNQAKENGLKGNNLSYFQSDMNFKLGKFQKAIDLGLEQLPKSNVLERSQLNKIVGESYFNLKEYSKAIDYLKNYKGKRGKWNNTDYYQLGFAYYKVEQYQKAISEFNKIIDGKDFVAQNAYYHLAQAYLKTNKKTQALNAFKNASEMPFNDKIKEDAFLNYAKLSYEIGNTYKPVPQVLKSFLEAYPQSEASTEIGELLINSYITSKQFKEAINMLEGSNAFKNKKAYQKVAYLYGVELFQAGEYAKAKVYFQKSLDERIDSELIAKATYWNAEIDYLFNNFKEALVGYKAFKGMSSAKSLKSIYPKIDYNIGYTYFKLKDYAQARIAFKTFTDLNSATAEVYDAYVRLGDANFAEGDYWPAMEAYNKAIAMNQFKSDYAFFQKAYSYGFVNKNDRKIEELNKFINQYPKSIYVDDALYFLANTYANESNSKQAISTYQQLISSYPASAYQAKAQSQLGLVYYNQGQNNKALKQLKQLVEKFPNSKEALQAVQTVRLIYIDLGQTEAYASWVKQLDFVDVADADIDNATYESAENKFLENNVDAAIKGFKKYLNQFPKGIHTLNANFYLAQLLYDQEEKEESKKHYQYVIESSSSEFTEESLRKLSTIYLSEDNYTEAIPLLKRLENEANFTQNIVFAQTNLMKASYQTKQYTDAIKYADLILDLPNIDKDIIADAKLFTARSAIKLDQLQRAKLAYQDVEAMASGQLKAEALYYNAYFLNQDGRYEASNEVIQNITKNFAQYKQYSIKAFYIMAKNYYALGDAYQATYILENIIKNFGESFPNIKQDAEATLAEIKEEEAKTNASIEVNKTSTENKDDSVEESVPSSEGNN; via the coding sequence ATGCGATTTATAAAATATGTCATTGTTTTAGCACTAATTTGGAATAACTTTAGTTTTGCTCAGCAAACTAAGCAGTATACAAGTAACTTGGCTGAATATCAAAAAGCAGTAGAGTTTTATGATCAAAATTATTACAAACTTGCACTAGATAAATTTAATAGCCTTGAGACGCAAAGAAGTTCTGTCTTAGCTTCAAATATTGCATATTATAAAGCAAGTGCTTCAGTACGTTTAGGCTTACCTAATAGTGATCAATTAATGCTTGATTTTGTAAAACATTACCCTCAAAGCAACAAACGTAAAATAGCCTTTTTAAGTGTTGCTAATTTTTATTTTGAGTCAGGTGATTATAGGTCAGCAAAAAAATGGTTTACTCAAGTTGACCAAAGTGTCTTGAATTTTGATAATAAAGATCAGTTTTATTTTAATTACGCCTACACGCTTTTTAAAACTAAAAATTTTAAACAAGCAAAAGCTTATTTTAATCGAGTTAGGAACCATAAAACTTATGGCGCTCAAGCTAAATATTACATTGGTTATATGGCCTATCAAGATAATAACTATGAAGATGCCAATACCTTATTTAATCAAGCTAAAGAAAATGGACTTAAGGGCAATAACTTATCTTACTTTCAAAGTGACATGAATTTCAAGTTAGGTAAATTTCAAAAAGCTATTGATTTAGGCCTCGAGCAACTCCCAAAATCTAATGTCCTAGAAAGATCTCAACTCAATAAAATTGTTGGAGAAAGTTATTTTAACCTTAAGGAATACAGTAAAGCTATTGATTATCTAAAAAATTACAAAGGAAAACGTGGTAAGTGGAATAATACCGATTATTATCAACTCGGTTTTGCTTATTATAAAGTTGAACAATATCAAAAAGCTATTAGTGAGTTTAATAAAATTATTGATGGTAAAGATTTTGTGGCTCAAAATGCCTATTACCATTTAGCTCAAGCTTATTTAAAAACTAATAAAAAAACACAAGCACTAAATGCTTTTAAAAATGCTTCTGAAATGCCCTTTAATGATAAAATTAAAGAAGATGCTTTTTTAAATTACGCTAAGTTAAGTTACGAGATAGGTAATACTTATAAGCCAGTGCCACAAGTATTAAAATCTTTCTTAGAAGCATATCCACAATCTGAAGCTTCAACTGAAATAGGAGAATTATTAATAAACTCTTATATTACCTCAAAACAGTTTAAAGAAGCCATAAACATGTTAGAAGGTAGTAATGCTTTCAAAAACAAAAAGGCTTACCAAAAAGTGGCGTATTTATATGGGGTTGAGCTATTTCAAGCAGGTGAATATGCAAAAGCGAAAGTCTATTTTCAAAAATCCTTAGATGAAAGAATTGATTCTGAGTTAATTGCTAAAGCCACCTATTGGAATGCTGAAATTGATTATTTATTTAACAATTTTAAAGAGGCACTAGTAGGCTATAAAGCGTTTAAAGGCATGTCTAGTGCAAAATCCTTAAAATCGATTTACCCTAAAATTGACTACAATATTGGTTACACCTATTTTAAACTTAAAGATTATGCTCAAGCAAGAATAGCCTTTAAAACATTTACCGACTTAAATTCGGCAACAGCTGAAGTATATGATGCTTATGTAAGACTTGGTGATGCAAACTTTGCTGAAGGCGATTATTGGCCTGCAATGGAAGCCTACAATAAAGCTATTGCGATGAACCAGTTTAAAAGTGATTATGCCTTTTTTCAAAAAGCTTACAGCTATGGTTTTGTAAATAAAAATGATCGAAAAATTGAAGAACTTAATAAATTCATTAATCAATATCCAAAATCAATTTATGTTGACGATGCACTATACTTTTTAGCCAATACCTATGCTAACGAGTCTAATTCTAAGCAAGCTATTTCTACTTATCAACAATTAATTTCAAGTTATCCAGCAAGCGCATATCAAGCTAAAGCTCAGTCTCAGCTTGGTTTAGTTTACTATAATCAAGGTCAAAATAATAAGGCTTTAAAACAATTAAAACAATTAGTTGAAAAGTTTCCAAATTCTAAGGAAGCCTTACAAGCTGTACAAACGGTCAGGCTTATTTATATAGATTTAGGTCAAACTGAAGCTTATGCATCTTGGGTAAAACAACTCGATTTTGTTGATGTAGCAGATGCAGATATTGATAATGCTACTTACGAATCTGCAGAAAATAAATTTTTAGAAAACAATGTTGATGCTGCCATTAAAGGATTTAAGAAATACCTAAATCAATTTCCAAAAGGTATTCACACACTAAATGCAAATTTTTATTTAGCACAATTATTGTATGACCAAGAAGAAAAAGAAGAATCTAAAAAACACTACCAATATGTAATCGAGTCGAGTAGTAGTGAATTTACAGAAGAGTCATTAAGAAAATTATCTACGATTTATTTATCTGAAGATAATTATACAGAAGCGATTCCACTTTTAAAACGTCTTGAAAATGAAGCTAATTTCACTCAAAATATAGTTTTTGCTCAAACTAATTTAATGAAAGCTTCTTATCAAACAAAACAATATACAGATGCTATTAAATATGCAGATTTAATTTTAGACTTGCCTAATATTGATAAAGATATTATAGCAGATGCAAAACTGTTTACAGCTCGTTCAGCTATTAAACTCGATCAATTACAGCGAGCAAAGTTAGCCTATCAAGATGTTGAAGCTATGGCTTCTGGTCAATTAAAAGCTGAAGCATTATACTACAATGCTTACTTTTTAAATCAAGATGGTAGATATGAGGCGTCAAATGAAGTTATTCAAAATATTACCAAAAACTTTGCCCAATACAAGCAATATAGCATAAAAGCATTTTATATCATGGCAAAGAATTATTATGCTTTAGGAGATGCTTATCAAGCAACTTATATTTTAGAAAATATAATTAAAAATTTTGGTGAGAGTTTCCCGAATATAAAGCAAGATGCAGAAGCGACTTTAGCTGAAATTAAAGAAGAAGAAGCTAAAACTAATGCTTCAATTGAAGTTAATAAAACTTCAACTGAAAATAAAGATGACTCAGTTGAAGAAAGTGTCCCATCATCTGAAGGTAATAACTAA
- a CDS encoding polyribonucleotide nucleotidyltransferase, whose amino-acid sequence MIPKTFKEVITLDDGRTISLETGKLAKQAHGSVVVRMGDAMLLCTVVSSHTPSTMNFFPLTVDYREKFAASGKYPGGFFKREARPSNEEILVMRLVDRALRPLFPKDYRYETQVMIQLMSHDDDVMPDALAGLAASTAIQLSDIPFEYPVSEVRVIRVNGEFIVNPSRAQMEEADLDMIIGASEDSVSMVEGEMDEVSEEEMAEAIKFAHEAIKKQCEAQRNLAEAVGKKETREYEATEENEDLKSKIFDAAYQKCYDIAKQALNKLERGTKFSEVKDEVKNMFTEEELEENAKLISKYFDEAHKQAVRDLTINEKVRLDGRQLDEIRPIWCETDYLPSTHGSAIFTRGETQALATVTLGTSREANIVDTPTYAGEETFYLHYNFPPFCTGEAYPIRGTSRREIGHGNLAQRALKGMIPEDCPYTVRVVSEVLESNGSSSMATVCSGTMALMDAGIKLKKPVSGIAMGLITDGENYAVLSDILGDEDHLGDMDFKVTGTEDGITACQMDIKVKGLSYEILIKALKQAREGRLHILNKLTETIATPNESVKAHAPKIITRTIPGDYIGSLIGPGGKTIQELQKATDTTIVINEVDEKGVVEILGTNQEGIDMVLNKIDAMLFKPEKGSVYEVKVIKILDFGAVVEYVDAPGNEVLLHISELAWERTNNVTDVVNLGDVLDVKYFGIDPRTKKEKVSRKALLPKPERKEQKKSDK is encoded by the coding sequence ATGATTCCAAAAACTTTTAAAGAGGTTATTACCTTAGACGATGGTAGAACCATTAGTCTAGAAACCGGAAAATTAGCTAAACAAGCTCACGGCTCTGTTGTTGTTAGAATGGGCGATGCTATGCTTTTGTGTACAGTTGTATCATCACATACACCTAGCACAATGAACTTTTTCCCACTCACAGTAGATTATCGTGAAAAATTCGCCGCATCTGGTAAATATCCAGGTGGATTCTTCAAAAGAGAGGCAAGACCTAGTAACGAAGAAATCCTTGTAATGCGTTTAGTTGATCGCGCTTTAAGACCACTCTTCCCAAAAGATTATCGTTATGAAACCCAAGTGATGATTCAGCTTATGTCCCATGACGATGATGTAATGCCTGATGCATTGGCTGGTTTAGCAGCTTCAACTGCCATTCAATTGTCTGATATTCCTTTCGAATATCCAGTTTCAGAAGTAAGAGTCATACGTGTGAATGGTGAATTTATAGTCAATCCAAGCCGTGCACAAATGGAAGAAGCAGATTTAGATATGATTATCGGTGCATCAGAAGATAGCGTATCTATGGTTGAAGGCGAAATGGATGAAGTTTCTGAAGAAGAAATGGCTGAAGCCATAAAATTTGCACATGAAGCCATAAAAAAACAATGTGAAGCACAACGTAATTTGGCTGAAGCAGTCGGAAAAAAAGAAACTCGTGAGTACGAAGCAACTGAAGAAAATGAAGATTTAAAATCTAAGATTTTTGATGCTGCTTACCAAAAATGTTATGATATAGCAAAGCAAGCATTAAACAAGCTTGAGCGTGGCACAAAATTCTCTGAAGTTAAAGATGAAGTTAAAAACATGTTTACTGAAGAAGAATTAGAGGAAAACGCTAAGCTTATTTCTAAGTATTTTGATGAAGCACATAAACAAGCCGTAAGAGATCTTACAATAAATGAAAAAGTTAGACTTGACGGTAGACAACTTGATGAAATAAGACCTATCTGGTGTGAAACTGATTATTTACCATCTACGCATGGTTCTGCAATATTTACTCGAGGTGAAACTCAAGCACTTGCAACTGTAACACTTGGTACTTCTCGTGAAGCTAACATTGTTGACACACCAACTTATGCAGGTGAAGAAACATTTTATCTACACTATAACTTCCCGCCATTTTGTACTGGTGAAGCCTACCCGATTAGAGGAACTTCACGTCGAGAAATCGGACATGGAAATTTAGCACAAAGAGCACTAAAAGGAATGATTCCAGAAGATTGCCCTTATACCGTAAGAGTTGTATCTGAAGTCCTCGAATCTAATGGATCGTCTTCAATGGCAACCGTTTGTTCAGGAACAATGGCATTAATGGATGCTGGAATTAAACTAAAGAAACCTGTTTCAGGAATTGCCATGGGACTTATTACTGATGGTGAAAATTACGCTGTGCTTTCTGACATCTTAGGAGATGAAGATCATCTCGGGGATATGGACTTTAAAGTTACAGGAACAGAAGATGGCATCACAGCTTGTCAGATGGATATAAAAGTAAAAGGTTTATCTTATGAAATTTTAATAAAAGCCTTAAAGCAAGCTCGTGAAGGTAGATTACATATTTTAAACAAACTTACCGAAACAATTGCTACTCCTAATGAAAGCGTAAAAGCACATGCTCCTAAAATCATTACTAGAACTATTCCTGGTGACTATATAGGTTCATTAATTGGTCCTGGAGGAAAAACCATACAAGAATTACAAAAAGCTACTGATACAACTATCGTTATCAATGAAGTTGATGAAAAAGGCGTTGTTGAAATTTTAGGTACTAATCAAGAAGGTATCGACATGGTTTTAAATAAAATTGATGCTATGCTTTTTAAACCTGAAAAAGGTTCAGTATATGAGGTTAAAGTTATTAAAATACTGGATTTTGGAGCTGTCGTAGAGTATGTCGATGCGCCAGGTAATGAAGTCTTATTACATATTTCAGAATTAGCATGGGAACGTACAAATAATGTAACCGATGTCGTAAATCTTGGCGATGTATTAGATGTTAAATATTTTGGTATAGATCCAAGAACCAAAAAAGAAAAGGTTTCTAGAAAAGCACTGCTTCCAAAGCCTGAAAGAAAAGAACAGAAAAAATCTGACAAATAA
- the proB gene encoding glutamate 5-kinase — MHSKRIVVKVGTNVMTNMNNRIVGPILKNLVRQIAYLYERDIITILVSSGSAIAGKEVLGGCSAEDKSTRRQIYSSVGQPRMMRHYYSMFHDFGMRCGQVLATKRDFAPGKYRENMINCYEGLLAEGIIPIANEDDAVSLSMSMFTDNDELASLVAELVNADMLLMLTDIDGLYTGHPEAEESKLLHHVRVHDNVEQYVQASEKGEGEGRGGMKSKLKIAKDTASKNIPTFIANGKNENIILDILEGKEVGTKFTI, encoded by the coding sequence ATGCATTCTAAACGAATTGTCGTAAAAGTCGGCACAAATGTTATGACTAACATGAACAACCGTATTGTTGGTCCAATACTTAAAAATTTAGTTCGCCAAATCGCCTATTTATATGAGCGAGACATTATCACTATTTTAGTTTCATCTGGTTCAGCAATTGCTGGTAAAGAAGTTCTCGGTGGATGCTCTGCCGAAGATAAATCAACAAGACGTCAAATTTACTCTTCGGTTGGCCAACCAAGAATGATGCGTCATTATTACTCAATGTTTCATGATTTCGGAATGCGTTGCGGTCAAGTCTTAGCAACTAAAAGAGATTTTGCACCCGGAAAGTATCGCGAAAATATGATTAATTGTTATGAAGGTTTATTAGCTGAAGGAATTATCCCTATCGCCAATGAAGATGACGCCGTTTCATTATCAATGTCTATGTTTACTGATAATGATGAATTAGCAAGCTTAGTCGCTGAATTAGTAAATGCAGACATGTTATTAATGCTCACAGATATTGATGGCTTATACACAGGCCATCCAGAAGCCGAAGAATCAAAATTATTACATCACGTAAGGGTTCATGATAACGTAGAACAATATGTTCAAGCAAGTGAAAAAGGCGAAGGTGAAGGCCGCGGTGGAATGAAGTCTAAACTTAAAATAGCTAAAGATACCGCTAGTAAAAACATACCGACGTTTATAGCTAACGGTAAAAATGAAAATATTATCCTTGATATATTAGAAGGAAAAGAAGTCGGTACAAAATTTACAATTTAA
- a CDS encoding glutamate-5-semialdehyde dehydrogenase: MKLLDTTLKNKVLQSMMNIIDKKRDDIIAENKKDLEAFNRDDQALYDRLVVDQAKVDGMIQAIKEVKDQDDPVGNTISERILDSGLKIVNKTDPFGTIMIIYESRPDVTIEAAVLAFKANNKILLKGGKEANNSNKILETCWHEALEENGLDKDWIRLMHMNRDETQEFLRNPSEKLDLIVPRGGERLIEFVKTHAKCAVLISGRGNNFLYVSKHADWEKAKKVIINAKTDKISGCNALDKVLIDENISDFDNKVKDLHQTLENHKVKTIIDENLKSQLSDVEVAADENIWFEEFLAMKILLAKVSHLDEAISIINKYSGGHSSVIMTEDNEEAMAFMQQIDSAAVYQNASSRFTDGGQMGVGAELAISTDKLHHRGPLGLKQLVTNKYYVWGDGHIRQ, encoded by the coding sequence ATGAAACTACTAGATACAACTTTAAAAAATAAAGTCTTACAATCTATGATGAATATCATCGATAAGAAAAGAGATGATATTATTGCAGAAAACAAAAAAGACTTAGAAGCTTTTAATCGAGATGACCAAGCATTATATGACCGATTAGTTGTTGATCAAGCTAAAGTTGATGGTATGATACAAGCCATAAAAGAGGTTAAAGATCAAGATGACCCAGTCGGTAATACAATTTCTGAACGCATCCTTGATTCAGGCTTAAAAATCGTCAATAAAACTGATCCTTTTGGTACCATAATGATTATTTATGAATCTAGACCAGATGTTACAATTGAAGCTGCTGTTTTAGCATTTAAAGCCAACAACAAAATTTTATTGAAAGGCGGTAAAGAAGCTAATAACTCAAACAAAATCTTAGAAACTTGTTGGCATGAAGCCCTAGAAGAAAACGGTTTAGACAAAGATTGGATAAGATTGATGCACATGAACCGTGATGAAACACAAGAATTTCTTCGTAATCCTTCAGAGAAACTTGACTTAATCGTACCAAGAGGTGGAGAACGACTAATCGAATTTGTAAAAACTCATGCTAAATGCGCAGTGCTAATTAGTGGCCGAGGTAATAACTTTTTGTACGTTTCAAAACATGCAGATTGGGAAAAAGCGAAGAAAGTCATCATCAATGCAAAAACTGATAAAATTTCAGGTTGCAATGCCCTTGATAAAGTATTGATTGATGAAAACATCAGTGATTTTGATAATAAAGTTAAAGATTTACATCAAACACTTGAAAATCATAAAGTAAAAACGATAATTGATGAAAACCTTAAAAGTCAATTGAGTGATGTTGAAGTTGCTGCTGATGAAAATATTTGGTTTGAAGAGTTTTTAGCAATGAAAATTCTTTTAGCAAAAGTAAGTCATCTTGATGAAGCTATTTCAATAATAAATAAATACTCAGGTGGTCATTCATCCGTTATTATGACTGAAGATAATGAAGAAGCGATGGCATTTATGCAACAAATAGATAGTGCTGCGGTTTATCAAAACGCTTCATCTCGTTTTACTGATGGTGGGCAAATGGGTGTAGGTGCTGAGTTAGCAATTTCTACAGATAAACTACATCATCGCGGTCCATTAGGATTAAAACAACTTGTTACTAATAAATATTACGTTTGGGGCGACGGCCATATTAGACAATAG
- the rpsO gene encoding 30S ribosomal protein S15, translating to MYLTKEEKGKMFAQFGKNEQDTGSAEGQIALMTKRIDHISKHLKTNRKDFNSERSLVKLVGKRRNLLNYLKNKDILRYRAIVKDLGLRK from the coding sequence ATGTACTTAACAAAAGAAGAAAAAGGCAAAATGTTTGCTCAATTTGGCAAGAACGAACAAGACACAGGTTCTGCTGAAGGTCAAATCGCTTTGATGACCAAAAGAATTGATCACATTTCAAAGCATTTAAAAACAAACAGAAAAGATTTTAATTCTGAACGCTCGCTAGTTAAGCTTGTAGGTAAAAGAAGAAATCTTTTAAACTATCTTAAAAATAAAGATATTTTACGTTACAGAGCTATTGTTAAAGATTTAGGATTAAGAAAATAA